A genomic segment from Pseudanabaena sp. FACHB-2040 encodes:
- the rpmB gene encoding 50S ribosomal protein L28 has translation MGRKCDLTGKEANNAFAISHSHRRTKRLQHANLQEKRIWWPQGKRWVKLRISTKAIKTLQKKGLEVMAREAGIDLRKY, from the coding sequence ATGGGCCGTAAATGTGACCTGACTGGCAAGGAGGCAAATAATGCCTTTGCCATTTCTCACTCTCACCGCCGTACCAAGCGTTTGCAACACGCTAACCTGCAAGAAAAGCGAATTTGGTGGCCTCAAGGTAAACGTTGGGTAAAGCTGCGTATTTCTACAAAAGCTATCAAAACGCTTCAAAAGAAGGGCCTGGAAGTCATGGCCCGCGAGGCAGGCATCGATCTCAGAAAGTACTAG